A stretch of the Pseudomonas sp. ACM7 genome encodes the following:
- the tssE gene encoding type VI secretion system baseplate subunit TssE — MTGYGSLFERLGGDADKRVGWSREVSAMASVAAHLAKMLSTRAGSVQTLSDYGLPDLNDMRLSLHDSLSQARLAIENFIEAYEPRLSNVRVISLPRDHDQLRLSFSIEGLLEVDGFKRQVSFAARLDGSGQVKVN; from the coding sequence ATGACTGGATACGGCAGCCTTTTCGAACGCCTGGGTGGCGACGCGGACAAACGCGTCGGCTGGAGCCGCGAGGTCTCCGCCATGGCGTCCGTGGCTGCCCATCTGGCCAAGATGCTCAGCACCCGTGCGGGCAGCGTGCAAACGCTGTCCGATTACGGGCTACCCGATCTCAATGACATGCGTCTGAGCCTGCACGACTCCCTGAGTCAGGCCCGTTTGGCCATCGAAAATTTCATCGAAGCCTACGAGCCACGCCTGAGCAATGTGCGTGTCATTTCCCTGCCGCGTGACCACGATCAGCTTCGCCTGTCCTTCAGCATCGAAGGCCTGCTGGAAGTTGATGGTTTCAAGCGTCAGGTCAGTTTCGCCGCGCGCCTGGATGGCAGCGGTCAAGTGAAGGTCAACTAA
- a CDS encoding PAAR domain-containing protein, whose protein sequence is MSGKHAARVSDPTACPLPGHGTNPIAAGSGDVFFDGLAAARQGDASACGGAMSGGLATTVLINGKPAATVDSVGTHGNKVTAGSGTVIIGNSHSAVPFVAPLPVEIQWPFNEHFVINCQETGKPLAGVEYTLKTASGKIINGVTGADGKTQKVFSATAEAVELVIEPQTRVVLA, encoded by the coding sequence ATGTCCGGCAAACACGCAGCCCGCGTATCCGACCCTACCGCTTGCCCGCTCCCCGGCCACGGCACCAACCCGATTGCTGCCGGTTCCGGCGACGTGTTTTTCGACGGCCTCGCGGCCGCCCGCCAAGGCGATGCCTCGGCGTGTGGTGGTGCGATGTCGGGCGGGTTGGCGACGACGGTTTTGATCAACGGCAAACCGGCCGCAACGGTTGATTCCGTTGGGACGCATGGCAACAAGGTTACGGCTGGGTCCGGGACGGTAATTATCGGAAATTCGCATTCGGCGGTGCCGTTTGTGGCGCCGTTGCCGGTGGAGATTCAGTGGCCGTTCAACGAGCATTTTGTAATCAATTGTCAAGAAACCGGTAAGCCGCTCGCCGGGGTGGAATACACGCTTAAAACCGCATCGGGGAAAATCATCAACGGTGTGACGGGGGCGGACGGCAAAACGCAAAAGGTTTTTTCGGCTACTGCCGAGGCGGTTGAGTTGGTCATTGAACCCCAAACCAGAGTTGTACTCGCTTAG
- a CDS encoding DUF6402 family protein, producing the protein MAATTVATTMTPASNKVGQSATARQFKITDIPNTMKKINWPVAAALMNHWLIGKPWPIEGGGMDDAVKRHEVFAPAEYIEESIVKMSWVTGFERAKAAITHLRATWNSPRGIDLIKSRIRRAFSGKAPGQYPVAFNGVASAAERFGYSNNKVVEFEQAGSDEVNELRAALANFNMRVIAEGMVVVTDKNIVFIPSRLGFYIEDAYDFNDGTVFYSQVLGYWNFDKLVTDPVEGAKANAKLAAEMTTVMAESKYQETRGQQSAQQKGEAVRRYRELEGKHYMLVQNSDFRDYRDLSKKGGDFRVYSDIQYEGVTATPIEIFTR; encoded by the coding sequence ATGGCAGCAACAACAGTGGCAACGACCATGACTCCGGCAAGTAATAAAGTCGGACAGTCTGCGACTGCGCGCCAGTTCAAGATCACTGATATTCCGAACACAATGAAAAAAATAAACTGGCCTGTTGCTGCTGCTCTAATGAACCATTGGCTCATTGGTAAGCCATGGCCAATTGAAGGCGGTGGGATGGATGATGCGGTAAAACGGCATGAGGTTTTTGCGCCCGCAGAATATATCGAAGAGTCCATCGTTAAAATGAGTTGGGTCACCGGGTTCGAGCGCGCAAAGGCAGCGATCACGCATCTAAGGGCTACCTGGAACAGTCCGCGCGGGATCGATCTGATAAAAAGTAGAATACGTCGAGCATTCTCCGGCAAAGCGCCAGGACAATATCCAGTGGCGTTTAACGGTGTGGCCAGCGCTGCTGAAAGATTTGGTTACTCAAATAATAAAGTAGTCGAATTTGAGCAGGCGGGCTCTGATGAGGTCAACGAACTTCGAGCGGCGCTTGCAAACTTCAATATGCGCGTCATCGCTGAAGGTATGGTCGTTGTGACGGATAAGAACATTGTTTTTATACCTTCCCGGCTAGGCTTTTATATCGAAGACGCCTACGATTTCAATGATGGAACTGTTTTTTATAGTCAGGTTCTGGGTTACTGGAATTTTGATAAGTTAGTCACGGATCCCGTTGAAGGCGCGAAAGCAAACGCGAAATTGGCTGCCGAAATGACCACTGTTATGGCTGAGTCGAAATATCAGGAAACTAGAGGGCAGCAAAGCGCGCAGCAGAAAGGCGAAGCTGTACGTCGATACCGCGAGCTGGAAGGTAAACATTATATGCTCGTACAAAATAGCGACTTTCGAGACTATCGCGACCTCAGTAAAAAGGGTGGCGATTTTCGGGTGTATTCGGACATTCAGTATGAAGGCGTGACCGCAACCCCCATTGAGATATTTACTAGATGA
- the tssF gene encoding type VI secretion system baseplate subunit TssF, which produces MSFNHYYQSELTALRQLGRRFAERSPALAPFLGQAGRDPDVERLLEGFAFLTGRLRQKLDDELPELSHSLMHLLWPNYMRPLPAFSILQFDPLKRSGPALMVERDTPVESVPIDDVRCRFRTCYPTEVLPLDLAALNYSVKGDGSLLSLRLEMSADGHLGELELSRLRLHFAGERYISQMLYLSLLRNLEGIELIPLDGAGKPINGVNGTPMAFKMPGDRVQPVGFAEEEALIPYPLNTFRGYRYLQEYFAFQDKFLFVDINGLDLLKALPEDTLKQMRGLELRFDIRKSGIQRLRPTLDNVKLYCTPIVNLFKHDALPIRLDGKQDEYLLLPAEYDLENCGVFSVETVTGWKPGGLGYQEYVPFESFEHDPSFDVPNSRPHYSIRQRSSSLHDGLDTYLSFGIRHTEAHETLSIELMCTNQNLPRKLKLGDICMACEETPEFLSFRNITPATPSYAPPLNRDFLWKLISNMSLNYLSLADVNALKVILETYDLPRYYDQHAEKVSKRLLGGLKSIKHQHVDRLHRGLPVRGLRTELTIDPEGYIGEGDLFVFASVLNEFFALYASLNSYHELRVKSTQGEVYQWTPRMGLQPLL; this is translated from the coding sequence GTGTCCTTTAACCACTACTACCAAAGCGAACTCACCGCACTTCGCCAGTTAGGTCGTCGATTCGCCGAGCGTAGCCCGGCGTTGGCGCCTTTCCTGGGTCAGGCCGGGCGGGATCCGGACGTGGAGCGGTTGCTGGAAGGCTTTGCGTTCCTGACCGGTCGCCTGCGCCAAAAGCTCGACGACGAGCTGCCGGAGCTCAGCCATTCCCTGATGCATCTGCTGTGGCCCAACTACATGCGGCCGCTGCCGGCGTTCAGTATTTTGCAGTTCGACCCGTTGAAGCGTTCGGGTCCTGCGTTGATGGTCGAGCGCGATACGCCGGTGGAAAGCGTACCGATCGATGACGTGCGTTGCCGCTTTCGCACCTGCTACCCGACGGAAGTCTTGCCGCTGGATCTGGCCGCGCTGAATTACTCGGTGAAGGGCGACGGTTCGCTGTTGAGCCTGCGTCTGGAGATGAGTGCCGACGGCCATCTCGGTGAGCTGGAGCTGAGCCGTCTGCGTCTGCACTTTGCCGGCGAGCGTTACATCAGCCAGATGCTCTACCTGAGTCTGTTGCGCAACCTGGAAGGCATCGAGCTGATCCCGCTCGACGGCGCCGGCAAGCCCATCAACGGCGTCAACGGCACGCCGATGGCCTTCAAGATGCCCGGCGACCGGGTGCAGCCAGTGGGTTTTGCCGAAGAAGAAGCGTTGATCCCGTATCCGCTGAACACCTTCCGTGGCTACCGCTACCTGCAGGAATATTTCGCCTTCCAGGACAAATTCCTGTTCGTCGACATCAACGGCCTGGACCTGCTCAAGGCCCTGCCGGAAGACACGCTCAAGCAGATGCGCGGCCTGGAATTGCGCTTCGATATTCGCAAGAGCGGCATCCAGCGCCTTCGCCCGACGCTGGACAACGTGAAGCTCTATTGCACGCCGATCGTCAACCTGTTCAAGCACGATGCGCTGCCGATCCGCCTCGACGGCAAGCAGGACGAATACCTGTTGCTGCCAGCCGAATACGACCTGGAAAACTGCGGTGTGTTTTCGGTAGAAACCGTGACCGGGTGGAAGCCCGGCGGCCTTGGTTATCAGGAGTACGTGCCGTTCGAATCGTTCGAGCACGACCCGAGTTTCGACGTGCCCAACAGCCGTCCGCACTACAGCATCCGCCAGCGTTCGTCCTCGTTGCACGACGGCCTCGACACTTACCTGAGCTTCGGCATCCGTCACACCGAAGCCCACGAAACCCTGTCGATCGAGCTGATGTGCACCAACCAGAACCTGCCGCGCAAGCTCAAGCTCGGCGACATCTGCATGGCCTGCGAAGAGACGCCGGAGTTCCTCAGTTTCCGCAATATCACCCCGGCCACGCCCAGTTATGCGCCGCCGCTGAACCGTGACTTCCTCTGGAAGCTGATCAGCAACATGTCGCTTAACTATCTGTCGCTGGCCGACGTCAACGCGTTGAAGGTGATTCTCGAAACCTACGACCTGCCGCGCTACTACGACCAACACGCTGAAAAAGTCAGCAAGCGTCTGCTGGGCGGGCTCAAGTCGATCAAACACCAACACGTCGACCGCTTGCACCGAGGGTTGCCGGTACGCGGGTTGCGCACTGAGCTGACCATCGACCCGGAAGGGTATATCGGCGAGGGCGACCTGTTCGTTTTCGCTTCGGTTCTTAACGAGTTTTTCGCGCTCTACGCCAGTCTCAATTCGTACCACGAGCTGCGGGTAAAAAGCACACAGGGAGAGGTGTACCAATGGACACCACGTATGGGTCTGCAACCCCTGCTTTAA
- the tssG gene encoding type VI secretion system baseplate subunit TssG, whose translation MDTTYGSATPALSGLTRVIREYSLFQAVLLVVDRLREAHPYLSEDDLYDQLEFQANPSLGFPGSDVDRVEFFEEHGQMRARLRFNLIGLVGSGSPLPAFYGEQALGDSEDGNPTRNFLDLFHHRLQRLMLPIWKKYRYRASFQSGALDPFSSQLFALIGLGGEEIRRAQELNWKRLLPYLGLLSLRAHSAALIEAVLRYYFKHAELTIEQCIERRVEILDEQRNRLGRANSLLGEDLVLGEHVRDRSGKFRIHIRELDWQRFHEFLPIGFGYQPLCALVRFTLRDPLDYDIRLVLRQEEIRELRIGEQNACRLGWTSWLGREKADGVVTLGSKIH comes from the coding sequence ATGGACACCACGTATGGGTCTGCAACCCCTGCTTTAAGCGGGCTGACCCGGGTAATACGCGAGTACTCGCTGTTTCAGGCCGTGCTGCTGGTGGTTGACCGGCTGCGCGAGGCGCACCCGTACCTGAGCGAAGACGATCTGTATGACCAGCTGGAATTTCAGGCCAACCCGAGCCTGGGTTTCCCCGGCAGTGACGTCGATCGCGTGGAGTTTTTCGAAGAGCACGGGCAGATGCGCGCGCGTCTGCGTTTCAACCTGATCGGCCTGGTCGGTTCCGGTTCGCCACTGCCGGCGTTCTACGGCGAACAGGCCCTGGGCGATAGCGAAGACGGCAACCCGACCCGCAACTTTCTCGACCTGTTCCACCATCGTCTGCAACGGCTGATGCTGCCGATCTGGAAAAAGTACCGCTACCGCGCAAGCTTCCAGAGCGGCGCCCTCGACCCGTTTTCGTCGCAGTTGTTTGCGTTGATCGGCCTCGGCGGCGAAGAGATCCGCAGGGCCCAGGAACTGAACTGGAAACGCCTGCTGCCGTATCTCGGCTTGCTCAGCTTGCGGGCGCACTCGGCGGCGCTGATCGAAGCGGTGCTGCGTTACTACTTCAAACACGCCGAACTGACCATCGAGCAGTGCATCGAGCGCCGCGTCGAAATCCTCGACGAGCAGCGCAATCGCTTGGGCCGCGCCAACAGCCTGCTCGGCGAAGACCTGGTTCTGGGCGAACACGTGCGCGACCGCAGCGGCAAATTCCGCATCCACATCCGCGAGCTCGACTGGCAACGCTTCCACGAGTTCCTGCCGATCGGTTTCGGCTACCAGCCGCTCTGCGCGCTGGTGCGGTTCACCCTGCGTGACCCGCTCGATTACGACATTCGCCTGGTGCTGCGCCAGGAAGAAATCCGCGAACTGCGCATCGGTGAGCAGAACGCCTGTCGCCTGGGATGGACCAGTTGGCTCGGCCGCGAAAAAGCGGACGGCGTGGTGACCCTGGGCAGCAAAATTCATTAA